In Aciduliprofundum sp. MAR08-339, a single window of DNA contains:
- the psmB gene encoding archaeal proteasome endopeptidase complex subunit beta has translation MENAKTGTTTVGIVTKDGVVLGTEHRASMETFIAHKTAQKLYRLDYNIGMTTAGLVGDLQVLVRYMRAEINLYRIRRKMYMPVGAAATLLSNILNERKFFPYYVGLLVGGFDDRGYHVYAIDAAGGAIEDKYASVGSGSLFVYGVLEDRWHDDIGLDEGIELVIRGINAAMRRDAASGDGISVATITKERGFVELNPEDIESRMKGLGLK, from the coding sequence ATGGAGAACGCTAAAACTGGAACTACCACGGTGGGAATTGTCACGAAGGATGGCGTTGTGCTTGGGACAGAGCACAGGGCCAGTATGGAAACATTCATTGCGCACAAGACAGCCCAGAAACTCTACAGGTTGGATTACAACATAGGTATGACGACCGCAGGGCTTGTTGGAGATCTGCAGGTGCTGGTGCGCTACATGAGGGCTGAGATCAACCTTTACCGCATAAGGAGAAAGATGTACATGCCTGTTGGAGCCGCTGCCACCTTGCTCTCAAACATTTTGAACGAGCGCAAGTTCTTCCCGTATTATGTTGGTCTCCTGGTTGGGGGCTTTGACGATAGAGGTTATCATGTTTATGCCATAGATGCTGCAGGAGGGGCCATAGAGGATAAGTATGCAAGCGTGGGTTCTGGCTCTCTCTTTGTTTATGGCGTGCTTGAGGACAGGTGGCATGATGACATAGGGCTGGATGAGGGAATTGAGCTCGTAATAAGGGGTATAAACGCTGCCATGCGCAGGGATGCGGCCAGTGGAGATGGCATATCCGTTGCCACCATAACCAAGGAGCGGGGCTTTGTTGAACTCAACCCTGAGGATATTGAGTCTCGAATGAAGGGGCTTGGATTGAAGTGA
- a CDS encoding beta-CASP ribonuclease aCPSF1 gives MQWEDVLKQVKEAVGELAPQVEITDIDLEGPLVVVYTRDMEFFADHPDIVKKIAQTVRRRIFIRPDPVLLMDEAQAREEIRSIVPEEAGIKDIYFEPETGEVIIEADAPGVVIGKDGQLLNEIKKRVKWAPRVVRAPPLESRIVKEMREYLKLVREERREILRNIGKRINRPPLSGEQWVRVEALGGYREVGRSATLLMTRTSRVLVDCGLDVAAVNQEGPWSGAPYLYVPEVWDQSDPENPFKHIDAVVVTHAHLDHVGLVPLLFKYNYDGAVYMTAPTRDLAAMLLIDYVKVAQSEGKKVPYESKHIKEMIKHTITLKYGETTDIAPDIRLTFHNAGHILGSAISHFHIGNGLYNVVITGDIKFERSWLFNAAHNRFPRVETVIMESTYGGREDYQPSRREAAERLKDIVSRTFERGGKILIPVFAVGRSQEVMLVLESFMRNGELPEIPIYLDGMIWEATTIHAAYPEYLNKDLRELIFQKKENPFLSPIFHRVESSERREEVISSSDPAIVLSTSGMMNGGPVLEYFKHWADDPRNTLIFVGYQAVGTLGRRIQNGLSEVLMSLGGKPITIKVEMNIETIDGFSGHSDRRQLVQFIGSMNPKPERIITCHGEESKCIDLAIGLHKRYGMETMALKNLEVVRLK, from the coding sequence ATGCAGTGGGAGGATGTGCTAAAACAGGTTAAGGAGGCTGTTGGTGAACTCGCTCCCCAGGTTGAGATAACGGATATTGACCTTGAGGGGCCCCTGGTTGTTGTTTATACCAGGGATATGGAGTTCTTTGCGGACCATCCGGATATTGTAAAAAAAATTGCCCAGACTGTGAGAAGGAGGATATTCATCAGGCCCGATCCTGTTCTGTTGATGGATGAGGCCCAGGCTAGGGAGGAAATAAGAAGCATAGTGCCCGAAGAGGCGGGAATAAAGGATATATACTTTGAGCCCGAAACGGGAGAGGTTATAATTGAAGCGGATGCTCCCGGGGTTGTTATTGGTAAGGATGGTCAGCTTCTGAATGAAATAAAAAAGAGGGTTAAATGGGCTCCCCGGGTGGTTCGTGCCCCTCCCCTTGAATCCCGCATTGTGAAGGAGATGCGCGAGTACCTGAAACTCGTTCGCGAGGAGAGGCGCGAGATTCTTAGAAATATCGGTAAGAGAATAAACAGACCTCCATTGAGTGGAGAGCAATGGGTTAGGGTGGAGGCTCTTGGAGGATATCGGGAAGTGGGGCGCAGTGCCACACTGCTCATGACCCGTACCAGCAGAGTGCTTGTGGACTGTGGCCTTGATGTGGCTGCTGTGAATCAGGAAGGGCCGTGGAGCGGGGCTCCGTACCTCTACGTGCCTGAGGTTTGGGACCAGAGCGATCCTGAAAATCCGTTCAAGCACATTGATGCTGTTGTTGTCACCCATGCCCATCTTGACCATGTTGGACTGGTGCCCCTTCTCTTCAAGTACAACTACGATGGGGCAGTTTACATGACCGCTCCCACAAGGGATCTTGCGGCAATGCTTCTCATAGATTACGTGAAGGTGGCACAGTCTGAGGGGAAGAAGGTACCCTATGAATCAAAGCACATAAAGGAGATGATAAAGCACACGATAACTCTCAAATATGGGGAAACAACGGATATTGCGCCAGATATAAGACTCACCTTTCACAATGCAGGCCATATACTTGGCTCTGCAATTTCACATTTTCACATAGGTAACGGGCTTTACAACGTGGTTATAACGGGAGATATAAAATTCGAGCGTTCCTGGCTTTTCAACGCTGCCCACAACAGGTTTCCGAGGGTCGAGACCGTTATCATGGAGAGCACTTACGGAGGAAGGGAGGATTATCAGCCATCTAGAAGGGAGGCTGCTGAACGTTTGAAGGATATTGTTTCGCGCACCTTCGAACGCGGTGGAAAGATTTTAATTCCCGTCTTTGCTGTGGGACGCTCCCAGGAGGTCATGCTCGTTCTTGAGAGTTTTATGAGAAATGGAGAACTTCCGGAGATTCCCATATATCTGGATGGAATGATATGGGAGGCCACAACAATACACGCTGCGTATCCCGAGTACTTAAACAAGGATCTACGCGAACTCATATTCCAGAAGAAGGAGAATCCATTCCTGTCTCCAATATTCCACAGGGTTGAATCCTCGGAACGCAGGGAGGAGGTCATAAGTTCCTCGGATCCTGCTATTGTGCTATCCACTTCTGGTATGATGAATGGCGGTCCCGTTTTGGAGTACTTCAAGCACTGGGCAGACGATCCACGCAATACTCTGATCTTTGTGGGTTATCAGGCAGTTGGAACGTTGGGTAGAAGAATACAGAATGGCCTGAGCGAGGTTCTAATGAGCCTTGGAGGTAAGCCCATAACCATAAAGGTTGAGATGAATATCGAGACCATTGACGGGTTCTCAGGGCACTCGGACCGCAGGCAACTTGTGCAGTTTATTGGCTCAATGAACCCTAAGCCAGAGCGGATAATAACATGTCACGGGGAGGAAAGCAAATGCATAGATCTGGCCATTGGTCTGCATAAGAGGTATGGAATGGAAACAATGGCTCTCAAGAACCTTGAAGTTGTGCGACTCAAATGA
- a CDS encoding class I SAM-dependent methyltransferase family protein: MPKSKAEETKKILAKKGLLQELRWKREGDFVIIPVKDMVEGFEPCEDDFEEREKRRKIGSFDIVGDVAIVKHRDGNLQEIIEEIKNMKNIRKIAIDYGVKGEERIRDLHLVEGDDLITIHREYGIRLKTDLSKVYFSPRLAMERWRVVHMVKNGETIFDMFAGCGPFSVMIAKYRDVKIYATDINPYAIAYLRENIKINRVKGIEPILGDAREVAKKIEADRIIMNLPHSSFNFLPDAFKASKSGTIVHYYEILPKENSRENEIMELAEEEGVKLKIKEKRRVHAYSPSKDMFAFIIKII; the protein is encoded by the coding sequence GTGCCAAAATCCAAGGCGGAAGAGACGAAGAAAATACTGGCAAAAAAAGGCCTACTCCAGGAACTCAGATGGAAGAGGGAGGGAGATTTCGTAATCATCCCTGTAAAGGACATGGTTGAGGGTTTTGAACCATGCGAGGACGATTTTGAAGAGCGCGAAAAAAGGAGAAAAATAGGCTCGTTTGACATTGTTGGGGATGTTGCCATCGTAAAGCACAGAGATGGAAATCTGCAGGAAATCATAGAGGAAATAAAAAATATGAAAAACATAAGGAAGATAGCAATTGATTACGGGGTCAAGGGCGAGGAGAGGATAAGAGATCTGCACCTAGTTGAAGGAGATGACCTGATCACCATCCACAGGGAATACGGGATTCGCCTGAAAACGGATCTGTCTAAGGTGTATTTCTCCCCACGCCTTGCAATGGAGAGGTGGAGAGTTGTACATATGGTGAAAAATGGAGAGACCATATTTGATATGTTCGCAGGATGTGGACCGTTTTCTGTGATGATTGCCAAGTACAGGGATGTGAAAATATACGCCACAGACATAAATCCATACGCCATTGCTTATCTAAGGGAGAACATAAAAATCAACAGGGTTAAGGGTATTGAACCCATTTTAGGCGATGCAAGGGAGGTTGCAAAGAAAATTGAGGCGGACAGAATAATAATGAATCTGCCCCACTCATCCTTCAATTTTCTGCCCGATGCATTCAAAGCATCAAAATCAGGCACCATCGTGCACTACTACGAGATTCTGCCCAAGGAAAATTCACGGGAGAACGAGATCATGGAACTGGCAGAAGAAGAGGGAGTGAAACTGAAAATAAAGGAAAAAAGAAGGGTACATGCCTACTCTCCGAGCAAGGATATGTTCGCTTTCATTATCAAAATCATTTGA
- a CDS encoding PAS domain S-box protein, which yields MKCGQLADAVKVGIVILDENFKILDVNREIIFKGGVDKERLIGSNFLSWFPEDSLEELKKILGDVKDGNVDWGRGTFLLFSKKFKKNLVVDLRARRVKDNIVVTLIDKSWLYETLDRLKVVESAVLHMDEGLVVTDVDGTIIYVNPAFTRITGYKYEEAIGKNPRILKSGKHPKEFYKEMWDTILSGKVWRGNLINKRKDGTLYWEEMTIVPIKNGQGKITHFVAVKRDVTERKRLEDKLKKREEYYRKIFDMSRDGIFIETLDGKLLDVNEAGASMLGYTREELLKLGIRAIVPEEEMGRFPKIVKELKERGETRLEVLNRHKNGYLVPIELSLGLLKIDGKERVIAIARDLSHRVEEEQKYRILSEMAFDAVILINEEGRIEYWNPAAERIFGYKMSETINKPFWKLIVPPKYLPGKGFSNMIKRGFERGNFSNRKMEVEAMRKDGKIIPVELGITMFNIGGKKYALSIIRDMTERREMEERIKRHMEELAAVHRFSLNLGYVTDLKDLSLRVRDELKKIMNFDDFTIGFVDWERKKIRYEIMLHRGKDLGPIEIDMDDENSLSGWIISHKTPLLIRNMDEEKDRLPAMWFKIGEMPKSWLGVPLTYRDRVVGVLILQSFKPHTYDQRDLEFLSILGAPLSLAIINSQLYTTLKSTMERYRGIIESALVGVAIVSLKGDLIFANERMAQMLGYTLEELKSKNIIELTTERGKRIFKEQLKKRSMGEKSYYENELVKKDGKVINVLINAVPLHDERGKTIGSIAIVIDITNKKREENELRKKNAVLNALYNISTTIGKVPTLSELVESVYQEIKGIFDFRWFYIGLYDKKREEIRYEILRYGDENIKDYVIKYDPKNSLSSWVIKTGKPIVIKNLDREKLPAGFKLIKDLEEKPPRSIIMLPLRYEKEVFGVISLQHMDAEKYSEEDLKYLSTISNALAILIKNIQLFHEVKNAKDRFEAIINTSIVGISTTTLDGTINFVNDKFAEILGYSKEELIGKSVMDLTTEDGKRIFREKLERRGKGLSDYYEMELIRKNGKKIHVLINASPLRDENGNIEGSIGIILDITKRKEMEDQLRREKERYKELFNKMANVVLVIQNRKIMYINKEFEASTGYRREDVIGRDFLEFVHPDTRDIVLNNYKRRIRNGDAPDHYVIKLVAKDGREIWMDIHASLINWEGGRADLVSMIDITYMKEMEDRLIALDEMARELKMAKTRDEIYEIAIENLYKILRFYNAAILELRGNELVMVKSRGYINPKFRIEVDSKRGITAWVARKNLPYYSPNTDEDDLYVEGVKGAKCEYATPISIDDRIYGVLDVQKDEPYSISEDEIKLIDLLANNMAVALKGLENQMELERAKNLQELMLHIVSHDLKNPLAVLNGYIDLLRENFNDAYLDAMQNALDEASRIIEKARLFSKLGAGKIEQEKVVMDIKKEIEDVASLLSQKYPNGKINISMNRVEIKAFPLIREVFVNLIDNAFKYGATAVDVSSRDLGEYVEIRVKDNGPGIPDEKKEIIFNAFETLSQNKGSGLGLSIVKMITDLHDGSIHVEDNKPKGSVFVIRLPKD from the coding sequence ATGAAATGTGGTCAACTAGCCGATGCCGTTAAGGTCGGCATCGTGATTCTGGATGAGAATTTCAAGATTTTAGATGTGAATAGAGAGATAATCTTTAAAGGAGGGGTGGATAAAGAGAGGCTCATAGGCTCAAATTTTCTCTCATGGTTCCCAGAGGATTCACTGGAAGAACTCAAAAAAATACTCGGAGATGTGAAGGACGGAAATGTGGATTGGGGACGTGGCACCTTCCTACTTTTTTCAAAGAAATTTAAAAAGAACCTTGTCGTAGATCTGAGGGCTCGAAGGGTTAAAGACAATATAGTGGTCACGCTAATCGATAAGAGCTGGCTTTACGAGACCCTGGACAGGTTGAAGGTTGTGGAATCTGCCGTGCTGCACATGGATGAGGGGCTTGTTGTTACGGATGTAGATGGCACGATAATCTATGTGAATCCGGCATTCACAAGGATAACGGGATACAAATACGAGGAGGCAATCGGAAAGAATCCGAGGATCCTGAAAAGCGGAAAGCACCCAAAAGAATTCTACAAGGAGATGTGGGACACAATCCTCTCCGGCAAGGTCTGGAGGGGAAATCTGATCAACAAGCGCAAAGACGGTACCCTGTACTGGGAGGAGATGACAATAGTACCCATAAAAAATGGGCAGGGAAAAATAACGCATTTTGTGGCTGTAAAGAGGGATGTGACTGAGCGCAAAAGGTTGGAGGATAAACTAAAGAAAAGGGAAGAGTACTACCGCAAGATCTTTGATATGAGCAGAGACGGAATATTCATTGAGACCCTTGATGGAAAGCTCCTTGATGTTAACGAGGCGGGAGCCTCCATGCTCGGATACACACGTGAGGAGTTGCTAAAGCTGGGGATTAGGGCAATTGTGCCCGAGGAGGAGATGGGCAGGTTCCCGAAGATAGTGAAAGAGTTAAAGGAGAGGGGAGAAACAAGGCTGGAAGTCCTCAACAGGCACAAAAATGGGTATCTTGTGCCCATAGAGCTGAGCCTTGGGCTCCTCAAAATAGATGGAAAGGAGAGGGTGATTGCCATAGCCAGGGATCTGTCCCACAGGGTAGAGGAAGAGCAGAAGTACAGAATTCTAAGCGAGATGGCCTTTGATGCCGTTATACTGATAAATGAGGAGGGCAGGATTGAATACTGGAATCCCGCTGCGGAGAGAATATTCGGGTACAAAATGAGCGAAACCATAAATAAACCCTTCTGGAAACTCATCGTTCCTCCAAAATACCTGCCCGGAAAGGGGTTCTCAAACATGATAAAGAGAGGTTTTGAAAGGGGCAATTTTTCCAACAGGAAGATGGAAGTTGAGGCTATGAGAAAGGACGGAAAAATCATACCTGTTGAGCTTGGAATAACCATGTTCAACATAGGGGGCAAAAAATACGCCCTATCCATCATAAGGGATATGACCGAGAGAAGGGAGATGGAGGAGCGCATAAAGAGACACATGGAAGAATTGGCTGCCGTTCACAGATTCTCCCTGAATTTGGGGTATGTTACGGATCTCAAGGACTTATCCCTCAGGGTGAGGGATGAACTGAAAAAAATAATGAATTTTGATGATTTCACAATTGGATTTGTGGACTGGGAAAGGAAGAAAATAAGGTACGAGATAATGCTCCACAGGGGCAAGGACCTTGGTCCCATAGAGATAGATATGGACGATGAGAACTCCCTTTCCGGCTGGATAATTTCTCACAAAACACCACTGCTCATAAGAAACATGGATGAGGAAAAGGACAGACTCCCAGCAATGTGGTTCAAGATCGGGGAGATGCCAAAGTCCTGGCTGGGAGTACCCCTAACCTACAGGGACAGGGTTGTGGGGGTACTCATACTCCAGAGTTTCAAACCCCACACATATGATCAGAGAGATCTTGAATTTCTGAGCATTCTTGGAGCACCTCTCTCCCTCGCCATAATAAACTCACAACTCTACACCACACTTAAATCCACAATGGAGAGGTACAGGGGTATTATTGAGTCTGCCCTTGTTGGTGTGGCAATAGTTTCTTTAAAGGGAGATCTGATATTTGCAAATGAAAGAATGGCCCAAATGCTGGGATACACCCTGGAGGAGTTGAAGAGCAAGAACATCATAGAACTCACCACAGAGCGCGGTAAAAGGATATTCAAAGAGCAGTTGAAAAAGAGGTCAATGGGTGAGAAATCCTATTACGAGAATGAACTTGTGAAGAAGGATGGAAAAGTGATTAATGTCCTTATAAACGCCGTACCCCTCCATGACGAAAGAGGCAAAACCATTGGCTCAATTGCCATTGTGATTGACATCACAAATAAAAAGAGGGAGGAAAACGAACTTCGTAAGAAAAACGCTGTGCTGAACGCTCTTTACAACATATCCACCACCATAGGAAAAGTTCCTACGTTAAGTGAACTTGTGGAGAGCGTTTATCAGGAAATAAAGGGCATATTTGATTTTAGGTGGTTCTACATTGGCCTGTACGACAAAAAACGGGAAGAGATCAGATACGAAATTTTGAGATACGGAGATGAAAACATAAAGGATTACGTGATCAAATACGACCCGAAAAATTCTCTCTCCTCATGGGTAATAAAAACAGGCAAGCCCATAGTGATTAAAAATCTGGATAGGGAGAAACTTCCAGCAGGGTTCAAACTAATAAAGGATCTTGAGGAGAAACCCCCCAGATCAATTATCATGCTTCCTCTCCGATATGAGAAAGAGGTATTTGGAGTGATCAGCCTACAGCACATGGATGCCGAAAAGTACAGCGAGGAGGATTTGAAGTACTTGTCCACGATTTCCAACGCCCTTGCAATATTGATCAAAAACATCCAGCTTTTCCATGAGGTGAAAAATGCAAAGGATAGATTTGAGGCCATCATAAACACCTCAATTGTTGGCATATCCACAACCACCCTGGATGGAACCATAAACTTTGTGAATGATAAATTCGCTGAGATCCTGGGCTATTCCAAGGAAGAACTCATAGGAAAGAGCGTCATGGACCTCACAACCGAGGATGGAAAAAGGATATTCAGGGAGAAGTTGGAGAGAAGGGGAAAGGGCCTGAGCGATTATTACGAGATGGAACTCATAAGGAAGAACGGAAAGAAAATCCATGTGCTCATAAACGCCTCTCCTCTAAGAGACGAGAATGGCAATATAGAGGGTTCCATAGGCATAATCTTGGACATAACGAAACGCAAGGAGATGGAAGATCAACTTCGCAGGGAGAAGGAAAGGTACAAAGAACTATTCAATAAGATGGCTAATGTGGTGCTCGTTATTCAGAACAGGAAAATAATGTACATAAACAAGGAATTTGAAGCATCCACAGGATACAGGAGAGAGGATGTCATAGGCAGAGATTTCTTAGAATTTGTACACCCCGATACAAGGGACATTGTGCTCAACAATTACAAGAGAAGGATAAGGAATGGAGACGCGCCCGACCACTATGTCATAAAACTCGTGGCAAAGGACGGAAGAGAAATATGGATGGACATACACGCCTCACTCATTAACTGGGAAGGCGGAAGAGCAGATCTTGTGAGTATGATTGACATAACGTACATGAAGGAGATGGAAGACAGGCTCATAGCACTTGATGAGATGGCAAGAGAACTAAAGATGGCAAAGACACGGGATGAGATATACGAGATAGCAATTGAAAATCTATACAAAATCCTGAGATTTTACAATGCCGCAATATTGGAATTGAGGGGAAATGAACTCGTCATGGTGAAGAGCAGGGGGTACATTAACCCGAAATTCAGAATTGAGGTGGATAGCAAGAGGGGTATAACCGCCTGGGTTGCAAGAAAAAATTTACCCTACTACTCGCCCAACACCGATGAGGATGATCTCTACGTTGAGGGGGTCAAGGGTGCAAAATGTGAGTATGCCACACCAATATCCATAGATGATCGCATATACGGAGTGCTCGATGTGCAGAAAGATGAACCCTACTCAATTTCCGAGGACGAGATAAAACTCATAGACCTGCTGGCCAACAACATGGCCGTGGCTCTGAAGGGTTTGGAAAACCAAATGGAACTTGAGAGGGCAAAGAACTTGCAGGAACTGATGCTTCACATAGTGAGCCATGATCTTAAGAACCCTCTCGCAGTGCTCAACGGCTACATTGACCTTCTGCGTGAGAATTTCAACGATGCGTACCTTGATGCCATGCAAAACGCCCTTGATGAGGCCTCAAGAATCATTGAAAAGGCGCGCCTATTCTCAAAGTTGGGTGCGGGAAAGATAGAACAGGAAAAGGTGGTTATGGACATAAAGAAGGAAATTGAGGATGTGGCATCTCTGCTCTCCCAGAAATACCCAAATGGAAAGATAAATATCAGCATGAACAGGGTTGAGATCAAGGCGTTTCCCCTGATTCGCGAGGTCTTTGTTAATCTTATAGACAACGCATTCAAGTACGGAGCCACAGCGGTTGATGTGAGCTCAAGGGACCTTGGAGAGTACGTGGAAATACGGGTGAAGGACAACGGTCCGGGAATACCTGACGAGAAGAAGGAGATCATATTCAACGCCTTTGAAACACTATCACAAAACAAGGGAAGTGGCCTGGGGCTGAGCATTGTGAAAATGATCACTGATCTTCACGATGGGAGCATACATGTGGAGGATAACAAACCAAAGGGAAGCGTTTTTGTAATACGTTTGCCTAAGGATTAA
- the udg gene encoding type-4 uracil-DNA glycosylase: MQSTLDSFGDSLEKIEAEIRECSKCPLHKTRKHAVPGEGGFKRKIMFVGEAPGRREDEMGRPFVGAAGKFLDELLNNVGLDRGDVYITNIVKCRPPNNRDPTDLEIRMCGPYLDRQIEIMKPRIICPLGRFATRYILEKFGFEMQPISRIQGRLFEGKILILPMYHPAAALYHQELKKDLYRSFQILKEIVGQ, from the coding sequence ATGCAGAGTACCCTGGACAGTTTTGGAGATTCCCTTGAAAAAATAGAGGCGGAGATAAGGGAATGCAGTAAATGTCCACTTCATAAAACCAGAAAACATGCCGTTCCGGGTGAGGGGGGATTCAAAAGGAAAATAATGTTTGTGGGTGAGGCGCCGGGAAGAAGGGAGGACGAGATGGGAAGACCCTTTGTGGGTGCCGCCGGAAAATTCCTGGACGAACTCCTAAATAATGTGGGGCTAGATAGGGGGGATGTGTACATAACAAACATAGTGAAGTGCAGGCCCCCAAACAACAGGGATCCCACTGATCTTGAGATAAGAATGTGCGGACCGTACCTGGACAGGCAAATTGAGATCATGAAGCCGAGAATAATCTGTCCCCTGGGCAGGTTTGCCACAAGGTACATACTTGAAAAATTCGGGTTTGAGATGCAGCCCATATCCAGGATTCAGGGAAGACTCTTTGAGGGAAAGATTCTCATACTGCCCATGTACCACCCGGCTGCTGCCCTCTACCACCAGGAGTTGAAAAAGGATCTGTACAGAAGTTTTCAGATTTTAAAGGAGATAGTCGGGCAATAA
- a CDS encoding metal-sulfur cluster assembly factor produces MVSEQEVWNALRDIVDPEIGANLVDLGLIYEVRVDNGKDVYVKMTLTVPGCPLMNVLPAQVEERLKHLEGVGKITVQLTFDPPWSPDRMSKELREIYGW; encoded by the coding sequence ATGGTATCCGAACAGGAAGTATGGAACGCACTACGGGACATTGTTGATCCCGAGATAGGCGCAAATTTGGTTGATCTTGGACTTATCTACGAGGTTCGCGTGGATAACGGCAAGGATGTTTACGTTAAGATGACCCTCACCGTGCCTGGATGTCCCCTTATGAACGTGCTTCCAGCACAGGTGGAGGAGAGATTGAAGCACCTTGAAGGTGTTGGAAAGATAACAGTGCAACTCACATTCGATCCGCCATGGAGTCCGGACAGGATGAGCAAGGAATTGCGAGAGATCTACGGCTGGTAA
- a CDS encoding sulfite exporter TauE/SafE family protein, which produces METSIAALIAGLISGVALGLTGGGGSVLGVPLLVYLVGMEMHLAIGTSLIAVGIAALVSSLHHMREGHVIFRTALLMSAASIPGVYAGSCLNRLVSGNVLLILFAILMIAIGINMLRTAKVQHEGEHRTEVWLILTLGTVVGLLSGFLGVGGGFLIVPALLWGANMKMHDAIGTSLFIIFINGVAGMLSYHIQGRPVDYYVTLIFVIGGLIGGVAGSKIALSLSTKTLKYSFSALVFILAAYILANTI; this is translated from the coding sequence ATGGAGACATCTATTGCCGCGCTCATAGCTGGGCTCATATCCGGAGTTGCCTTGGGGCTCACGGGAGGTGGTGGCTCGGTTCTCGGAGTGCCGCTGCTTGTGTATCTGGTTGGCATGGAGATGCACCTTGCAATAGGCACATCGCTTATCGCTGTTGGAATAGCTGCCCTAGTGAGTTCCCTGCACCATATGAGGGAGGGCCATGTCATTTTCAGAACTGCGTTGCTCATGAGCGCAGCGAGCATACCAGGCGTGTATGCTGGAAGCTGCCTGAATAGATTGGTTAGCGGAAACGTGCTTCTCATTCTATTTGCAATCCTCATGATTGCCATAGGAATAAACATGCTCAGAACAGCCAAAGTGCAGCACGAGGGAGAGCATCGAACCGAGGTATGGCTCATTTTAACCCTGGGTACAGTTGTTGGCCTGCTCTCGGGATTTCTCGGAGTGGGTGGAGGGTTTCTTATAGTACCTGCCCTACTCTGGGGTGCAAATATGAAAATGCACGACGCGATAGGAACTTCCCTGTTTATAATATTCATAAACGGAGTGGCTGGAATGCTGAGTTACCATATCCAGGGAAGACCTGTAGATTATTATGTGACCCTGATATTTGTAATAGGTGGACTCATCGGGGGAGTTGCTGGCTCAAAGATAGCACTATCACTGTCCACAAAGACATTGAAATACTCATTCTCAGCCCTCGTCTTCATCCTGGCTGCATACATCCTCGCAAACACCATCTGA